Below is a genomic region from Fischerella sp. PCC 9605.
GCATTGAGGCAAAAGAGCGAGGAATTCGCGTCATTGAAACGCGGGATGCTGCGGTAAAAGACTACGCTGGTTCCCTGCATTTAGAAGCTACAGGTTCTTTGGGCACTCATGCTGTTACAGGCGCTTTGTTAGGTGACGGAGAAATCCGACTTACCAACTTAGACGGTTTTCCGATTAACGTCCCCCCCAGCCCGCATATGCTGTTTACCCTGCACCGGGATATGCCAGGAATCATTGGTAAACTAGGTTCCCTACTGGGCAGCTTTAATGTCAATATTGCCAGTATGCAGGTAGGCCGTAAAATCGTTCGCGGTGATGCGGTCATGGTTCTCAGCCTCGATGACCCCTTACCCGATGGGATTTTGACTGAGATTACTAAAGTACCTGGAATTCGTGATGCGTATACAGTAACACTTTAAAAAGGGAATAGGGAGCGAGGATCGGGGATCGGGAAATAAATAGGAAGAAATTCTTCCTTGTCTCCCTTCCCTTGTCTTCTCCCGATCCCCAAATTATCTATGGCTAACACTTGGTGGGAACTACAAATTTTTTGTGAACCAGACTTAGAAGATACTATCTTTTGGCGGCTGGCAAATTTTGGCTGTCGTGGTACTGCAAGTGAAAAGAAAGGGAATCATAGTCTAGTTAGGGCTTACTTGCCAATATTCCAAGCACAGCTTTTGGATTTGGCTGCACTGTCGCTGTGGCTGCGCCAAGACGCCTTGTGTGTAGGAGTTCCTGAACCTACCATGCACTGGCAGTTGATTGACGAACAAGATTGGGCCAGTAGCTGGAAACAATACTGGCAACCGCAGGATATTGGCGATCGCTTCTTGATTAACCCCGCCTGGTATCCAGTTCCAGAAAATAGCGATCGCTTGATTATTCGCCTCGATCCCGGTATGGCCTTTGGCACAGGCAACCATGCTACAACTCAGTTGTGCTTGGAATCCTTGGAAATGCGGCTTTTAGAACCTCCTTCATCTTTGCCGAAACGAGAGGAACAGCAAGAAGCTGCGGTAATTGCGGATATTGGTTGTGGTTCTGGTATCCTTTCCATTGGTGCTTTGCTACTAGGAGCAAAGCAAGCCTATGCGGTAGATACCGATCCCTTAGCGGTACAATCAACTCAAGAAAATTGTTTACTCAACGGCATTGCACCAGAACGCTTGCTGGTAGCACCAGGAAGTGTAGACGCTTTGGCAAAAATGCTTTCTGAATCAGTAGATGGTATAGTTTGCAACATTTTAGCTGATGTAATTATCGAATTAGTTCCGCAAATGAGTGCGATCGCCAAACCCAGCACTTGGGGTATCTTTAGTGGGATTTTAGTGGAACAATCGAAAGCAGTCGCTGACGTTTTAGAAAAGCACGGTTGGATAGTAGCAGCTCTGTGGAAACGCAAAGAATGGTGTTGCCTAAACGTGCGCCGTTCTTAGAAGTCTATCAAGATTTATTAGCTTGGTACAGCATTGCACAAATTCGTAACGAATTAAATTTGGAAAGACTCTGCGTTCCTCCGCGCTTACTCCGCGCCCCTCTGCGTTGAAAAAAGCTGCGATTTCACCCAAAGCTGGACTCAGGAATAGGCAACAGCTTAAGCTTAGCAAACTCATAGCGAGTTGCTTAGAAAATCCAATATTTTGGCATCCCCCTATCTTCTTTTTCATGGAAATAGGGGGATCATATTCATACCAAGTTGTGTTCAGATATAGCAATTCGTGCCCTCTCCCCCTCCCCTGTTCCAAATTGGGAGAGGGGCTGGGGGTGAGGGAAGTACTATCTTTGACTGCAACTTAGTATCAGATCTGGTTTCCGCAGGGTAGAAACCTGGTTTTTCAGGCGGTGTGTTTTAATCTGTTGTTATTAGCTTTGTATAAAGATGCCAACCACTCCACAATTTGCGAGTTCACCACATCGGGTACTTCATCATGGGGGCAATGTCCAGCACCTGGAATGGGAACGATTTTGATATTTTTACCATCCTCACGTGCTTGTTCGTATATCTTTGCGCCTGCGATCGGTGTCCAGGGATCGTCCGCACCCCAAATTACCAACAGCGGATGTTGGACTTTGGGTAATATTTCCGCAGGGGTGGGCCCAGGAGGTGCTGTCAGGATGGAAGCAAACACTTTCTGCGCTCCCGGATCGCAGGAAGGTGTATAAAGCATGTCTACCAGTTCATCAGTAACGGCTTGGCGGTTGCGATAAATCTGGTAGAGTGTACGGCGAATTTGATGTTTTTGGCGGATGCGGTTAAATACGAAAGTCCCTGTAATTGGATGACCGACCAACTTGTTAAAAGCTGCCATGACAATTCTAAGTGGTGGGTTCAGTTCGTGGGGACGATGACTCAACCCTCCCGCAGAGTTAATTAACACAGTACCGGCAGCAATTTCTGGATGTTCTGCCACTACCATCAAGCTTAAAAGAGCGCCGATAGAGTTGCCGATAAATACGGCTGGTTCTTGAATGTGTGCCGAGCAGAAATCTTTGAGCAGTTCTACCCACACCTCTACAGTGTAATTAATGGGTGCTTTATCGGAGCCACCAAAGCCCAAAAGGTCAACGGCAAAGACTTGGTAGCCAGCATTTGCTAAAACGGGGATATTTTTTTGCCAGTGTCCAATACAAGCACCAAAGCCGTGAACTAAAACCAAGGGTTTGCCTGTACCTACAACAGTGTACTGAATTTTGTAGCCTTGCCAAGTCCAAAAGTGTTTTTCAAACGTGGCTGCTGTTGGTAGCTGCTGTGTGTTTACAGTCATTATTATTAACATTAGTAAACTATTTATTTATATATACCAATCTTATTCAGTTGTAAAAATTCCATTATTTTAGAAAATCGGTTTCTTTTAAAATCATCAATTTCAGAATCATTGCTAAGTATAACAACCAAATTAAACGTAAGATCCCCAACTACTCTAAGAAGCCGGGGATCTTTGTTCAGCAGTGCTGTACCTTTGATATTAAGTAATAATACCAATTCTACATGAGTGCCAATTAACACTATAGCGTATTAATTGTTAGTCAATTAATAATTACTAATTACTTATTATTATTGATTTGTGTTTGCAATCAACTTTTGATCTTTATATTGCATTTCTAAGAGTTCTGGGACAGTGACAAAGCTATAACCCTGGTTTCTCAATTTGCTGATAATTAGTGGTAGGGCCGCTACTGTATGAGAACGATTACCTCCACCATCATGCATTAGCACAATACCGCCAGGCTTAGACTGTTGTAGTACTCTATTCGTCAAAACAGATGCAGAAGGACGACTATAGTCTGCGGAGTCAGCCGACCACATAACCACAGCGTAATTTTTACCTCTGGCATAAGCTGCTAAGCCATTGTGCAGCATTCCACCAGGAGGCCGAAACAAAGTTGTCTTCACACCTGTAACTTGATAGATTAAATCTGATGTATTGTCAATTTCAAAAGCAGCTGCTTTTTGGTTAAAGTAATGATACCAATGATGCCAAGAGTGGTTGCCAATAACATGACCTTCAACCACAATTCGCTTGCCTAACTCAGGATTATTTTTGAGGTATTTCCCGACAACAAAAAATGTAGCTTTGATGTTATTTTCTCTGAGTATTTCCAGTACTTGGGCTGTGTACCCAGGCCAGGGACCATCATCAAAGGTAAGAGCTATTACTTTTTTGTTGGGAGCGAGTTTTGCCTTCCTAATTATTGTTCCTTGAAAACGTGTAGGTAAAGTATAGGAAAAACCTTTTGCTTTTGCTTCTTGTTGCCAACTTGTTAGCATTGCTGGCTTAAATTTTTTTAAACGCTGCTGAGTTCCTACTTTTACTTCTATATCATTGATATTTTTTATAGTCTGCTTAGTTTCAGCTTGAAAACCAATTAAATTAATAGGTATAATAAAACCAATAGTTAAGCTGCTGCATAGGGCAAGGAATGCAAATAATATCCCTTGCGGCCAAGCAAACGACTTATTGTTTTCCACGTTATAGCTCCTTCACTGATTTAACCGTCACACACCTATCTGACGGTAATTTATAGCACAGTTTTTCAGATAATATTTAGATACCGTACTGTTTTCTGGAAAGCTTGAAAAATCAATGCAGATTCATAGAAATCCAGATATCAGGAAGATAAATTACACAGGTTTAGCTTTGGAAGGCCAATGCTAGAAATTGCTACTCTATATTTCTTAGTATTTAATATCAAAATATTAATTTCACACCCCATAAAAATATATTCTACTGCTGAGCTATATTATTACCTTGAAAAAAAATATTAAGTTTCTGGCTAACTTTTGCAATTCAGCTCTCACAAAGTAGCTAGACGCCGATCGGTCAAAATAGTTTCTGATCTACAAGAGATACTAAAACTTTAACCAAACTAGATGCTTTTTTATTTATAGCTTAGTTCTGCTAAGTCTTTTTCATGAGTTTTTAACGCTGATACTTCAGTAATTAAGTACCAGAAATTAGTTAACATCTAAAATCTGAGTTTTCTAAACCCAGTAAATTAGACGTTCTCTTCATTAATATTACAATTAAATAAATATTTTTACAGTATAAATACTGAATTTTTCTAATTATTTAGAAAATATCAATTTTTAGCTATATAGACATACTTTAATTCGACTATTTAAATTCCGACTTAGAAATCAGATTATATACATATACTAATTTAATTTACTAAAGTAATTTTTGTTTTTAAGTAACAAAATTCAGTAACGTTATTGATTGAGGCGATCGCATTCGCAGCTAGCGATCGCCCCTTTGACACCCTAAAATTGCTGGCTTAGTCAGAGTTGAGTATAGGGAAGCCTGCCTAATCGCCACCTCTGACTACATTGTTCATTTAACCCAATACGCTTGGAACGAACCCACATCTTAGTAGAGAAGACTATTTTCCTCTTAGTGTCTTAGTGTCTTAGTGTTTCAATAATTCTTTTTTCACCACCCTACTCTGCCTTGAGCCGCTGCGCGTCTACGGGTTCGCCACTTTGCCTACCCTGGCGGGAAGCCGCTGCGCGTCTACGTGACGGGAAGCGGAGCCACTGCGGTGGACGGGTCTCCCGGCATAAAGCATGTGGCGTCCAAGACGGCAAGTGGACTCACCAAGACACAAAGACACCAAGAAAAATCCATTTCCAAGACTCACACCTTGACAGGGGTATCCCCAGTCCCTAATCACCAATCCCCAGTCCCTTTTACCCAACCCAGAGGTTTTGAGCAAAGCCAATAGCAATTCTGGCAAGTATAACAGAAAACCAGCCTAAGATTAAGTATCCTTGACGGGGATAGCGTTCTAGCAAAACACCGAGAGCTATACTCAAAGGTACAAGACCGTAAGCCAGACGGCTAAGGGAGATCGTACCACCAGAGGCTAGTAACAAAGCAACACCGCAAAAACCGTAAAAAATTGTAACTGAGGTCAGTTGTTTACGTAAGTGCCACAGTAGATAGCCACCTCCCAAAACCATTACTGCGTTAAGCAAATGATTGATGAATTGTTCATCAACAAGTATCAACAAAAATGTCACCAGGGCGTAAAAGCTGTAGAACAGCTTGATAGAACTCAACCTTTGTCGGTAGCGCCACAAACCATAACCACTGCTGACGAGAATGCCAAACGATAGCAAATGCAACAGGTTTTGAATCGAACTATGCCGCCAATTTGATGTACCTATGGCTATATTCAGCAGCATATTCAACCAACCTCGCCAATCAAATCCAAAAGAGGGTCGCCATCCTCGCTGGGCATGAATAAAAGCTAGAGGATCGCCAAAATCAATTGCACAATATAGACAAAACAACAGCAGTCCAATCGCAGTAGCAAAAGAAGCAAGGTAGGCAATAGATGGTCGGCGTTCTCTCCAACTTGCAATTACAAAAGCCGGGATGAGTGCTAACCCCGTAGGGCGTGTTGCTGTTGCCATTGCACCCCAAAAAGCAGTCCAGCGATATTGATGGCGATCAAAAGCACGTAAAGCGGCCGTACTCAAAAATAAGTACAACCCTTCGGTATAAATGACTGTCCCGAATAGAGAGAGAGGACACCAAGCTAGGACAGTAGTAGCCCATCGGGCGCTGTTTATACCATGATGCTCTAAAATCCAAAAATAGACACAATAAAGCGCTGCAAGAAATGCGAAGTTATTTACGAGTACACCTGCAACTTCAAATGATAAGCCCAGGTTCATAACGCCGCGAAGCATTAAAGGAAACAATGGAAAAAAGGCAATATTATGTTGACGTCCGTCATTGACAAATTCATATCCAGAAGTAGTTATATTGTGGTAATGTACGCTATCCCAAGCATGAAATACTCCCCAGCCAAAGCTGGGTACAATTCCATCTTCAGGCTTGGGTAGATTGGGTGCGATCAGCAACATGGCAGTCCAAATAAATAATCGGCTGACAAACCAAATTGCTGTTGGAAAAAGAAAATCATTTTCCCATAAACTTTTTTTGATAAATATTTGAACTTGGGCCATAAGCATGAATGTTTTTAGACTCCTTGATTCATTCTTAGACCTATGGCTGTGGCATTGCCATTTCTGTTTAATAATGTGTGCATTTCACTCCTCCACTAAGATAAATAACGACTGAAAGTAAATAGTCTAGAAAATTTGTCAACAGTCATTAATCAGCAGTTAATATTTAAATACTATTAACTATTATCATCAGGATTTCTCTATAAATTGATAGTATTTATATGAACAATTTTGGTAGAAAATAAAAATTGATTAAAATCACCAGATTTCACTGGAAAATAGAGAATAGGGAATAGGTAAGGGGAAGCGAACACTAGCGGTGGAAATTTTGAACAACTCCAACCAAGAGTGTGAGATCTTCAAGGATAAATTTTGCGATCGCAGAGTTACTTCAAAACATAATGCTCCTCAATTTCTTGTTCATTACTGTAAGTTTTAGAGTAATTATCGCTGATATAAGTCATGAGATGGCGATCGCTCTTAATTTGAGAAGTCCACCTGGTCAGAATAATTTGCTCAGGGCGATAATTTTGTAAAACAGCAAGCATTTTTGTTGATGTCAAATCTCCAGAATTCAGTCTTTTATATGACATCACAGCAATTTCTGGAGGTACGCGTAAACCAGCGTAAAATCCATAGATAGGATTATCTGTAAATATCCATTGGGTGGAATTTTTATATTTTAAAACCATCTGCATAAGTTCGATATTCTTAGGTACGCTTCCCCGAGGATTAGGAGGAGTTATAATTATTAGGCAAATCATAATCAAAATTAAAACATAAGGTATTGTAAGTTTTTTCAGATTCATTAAATTTAAATTGCCATGACTTTTTTTGATAAAAAAATCACGTAATAAATCAAATCCATAAGCACCCAACCAACAAATAGGAATAGCCAGCAATGGATAATAATGATACCAAATTGGTTTATGTCTAAGTAAAATAAATGTAGCAGTAACCAGCCAGGTTAGAGGAAGAAGACCATTTTTTTGTTTTTTGGAAAAAATAGCCCAAATACCGATGAAAGCAAGAAATATATAATCATAATCTTGACTAATCATGTAGTTGAGATATTTGAGGTTGTTAAAATTTTCTAATCTTGAATCTGACGGTTGGTTGAGATGAGTTCCAAGGAACTGTTCGTAATTCCAAAATTGTTGATATTGTGAACCAATCAAGATATAAATAAATACCAAAGATATTAACCATAATGAAATAGCTTTTAACTGAATTTTTAATATTTTCCTTTCTTCAATAAATTTACTTTGAAAGGCTAATAAATCAAAAAGCATCAAAGGTATTAGATAAAGAGTAAATAATTTTGTTTGCAAAGATAAAGCAAGGCAGCTACCAGATAAAACTAGATATAAATTGCGATAATTTTGTTTATACAAATACAAAAAATAAATAGATAGCATTGCCAATGCTAATGATGGAATGCCAATCATTACGGAAATACTGAGGCGAATATACAGCCAAGAAGTGAATAATAAAATAGTGGCTACTAAAGCTGCTAAACTTCCTAAAGTAAGGCGAATAATTTGATAAAAGCACCATATTAATAGTGCTGAAAATAGAAGCGTTAAAAAGCGTGCAGCAAATATTGAGTTACCAAATATATTTAACCAATGTGATAAAAGGACAGTAAAAATTGGTGGTTGGTCATTCCAAATTTGGGTATAGAGAGCAAAACCTTTTGAGTAAAGAAAGGCTTTCATTAAATTAAAGCCTTCATCATAGTCAAATTCAAAGGTTTGCGTGATTGGCTGCAACCTAATGAGAAGTACTATACCAACAAAGAGAGCTATAATTAATAGCTGAAAGAGAATATTTTTCCATCTGAGCATACTTATGCCAATTGTAAATAGTTAGTAGTTAGTGGTTAGTGGTTAGTGGTTAGTAGTTAACAACCAACTACTAACTACTATCTAATTTTTAATTAAGACTTCTTCACAAATAAATAAACGTCATCACGCTGGTAACTCAGTTGAAACAATCCATTATTTTTCAATTGATTAACTAAGTTGTTAACCACCTCTGGATTGCCAGCTCCTCCGGGATGACGTAGATTGAGCAATATATACTCAAAATGATTTAAATCAGCTGGTGGCGGAATTTGATCGTCAACATATTGAATCTGGGAGCGATGAGTTAAATGCGGAGTTATACTGTGGGTAGTTAAAACAACGCCTTGAGTTTGAACTTGGGCGATCGCTTGTCGCGTTGCTTGCCAAGTATCGAGTTCGCCCAAATATATAGACCAAAAATTGCCATACTTCGCTAATGCAAAGAAAGCCACTACAGCCCACAGAATCATAGCCTTTCTAGTACGCAGCCATCCTTTTCCAGCAGCGAGAGTGGAAATTACAGCCAATAATAAAAAAGGCAATACTGGCAGTGAATACTGTTGAGTTAAGTCTCGCTGTACATGCAATTCAGAAAGAGAATTTACCACCAGCACTGGAATAGCACTCACTAAAGGAGTCAAATGTTGTGGCGCAAGTCCCCAAATTACTGGCGCAACTAACAGTGCTAGATATTCCAGAGTTGCGAATGAAAATATTTTCCCCAATACCAACCCTGGCTTCAAAACCAAATTACGGGCTATCTCAAAAACTGAATCACCTAGATAAGTGTAACGTGCTACTGCTGCTGCTTCATTATTGCTGAAAAAGGGAATAATTATCTGACTAGTAATTAAAAACCAGCTAATTCCAGCTAATAAGGCAAATAAACCGCAAATCCGCCGCTTTTCAAACAGTAGCAACCAGATACCCATTGCTGCCACTGTTAGCGATATCACGGCTTTACAGCCCAAAATAAAGATAACACCTAAACAAAACCATCCCGTCTTACCTTGCCGTGCTGCCCAAATTGAACCCAGAAATACAGGTATGGCCATTACTTCTGGGTGGAACTCATACAAGTTGACATTAAAAACCAACGGATATAGCAGGTAAACTGCTGCCATTGCCACTGCTTGGTTTTCTTTCAGTCCTGCTTGACGACTAAGATGGTAAGTAGGCAATGCTCCCAAAGCCAAGGAAATAGCTTGCACAGCTAATAACCAGTAGGCACTTGGGTAAATTTTGTAGAGTAGAGCCAATGGATAGACTGCCCAGGCTGCATGGTTGCCCATGTGATGAAAGCCAAGGATAGAAGAAATCGGCGCTTGTCCTTGGCTCATCAAGTAAACTACCTGGTCATAAATTCCGATATCAAAGGCTCCTGATTGAAACAGCGCGTGTCGTACACTGCTGCAAGCAAATAAAATTAGGGCACTAATGCAGATCGCTGAACCGACAGTGCCAAGCTGAAAAAGTTGTTTTTTCACTCCCAGTTGCAAGCAACAATCATGGTTAATATTTTCTTAACCTTCTCATCTTACGATCTCCGGGAAAAAACGGAGATGAATAATTAGTAATTAATGATTAAGAATTAGTAATTACCAATCCCTTTTCCCTTTCCCCCTTCCCCGACTTCTGCAAGAAGTCTATTCGCTACCCTACCCAGAGTTCTTGAGCAAACCGCACAGAGAAACTCGCAAGCAAAATTGTAAAGAAGCACAAGGTTAAATATCCCCAACGAGGATGACGAGACAACAACACACCAAGGGCGATGCTGAATGAGACAATACCGTAGACAATACGACTAAGTGACCAAGTTCCGCCAGAGACAAAAATTAATCCTAAACCGCAGAAGCCATAAATCACTGCAACATAATTCAATTGCCTACGTAAGTGCCATAACAAGTAAGCACCACCCAAAACCGAAATGGTGTTAATCAATGGATCGCCCGCCACTATCCATAAAATTAAAAATAAAGCTGCAAAGCCATACTCCACTTTCACCGTGCCCAAGCGTTGACGATAGCGCCAGATTAAATAACCAAGGGCGACGATGACGGCAAAAAGTAGAGGATGCAGGGGGTCTTTTAACCAGCCATTTTGCCAATTGGTTGTACCAACTGTGATTTGCATGAGCATTTTCCACCAACCCTGCCAATCAAAACCCAGGGTTGAGCGCCATCCCTTTTGGGCGTTAATAAACGCTAGAGGATCGCCAAATTCAATGGCACAATAGAGGCTAAACAACAGTATTCCCCCAGAAGCGGTCAAACCAGCAATATAGGCAATAAGCGATCGCCCCTCTTTCCAAGCAGTAATTAAAAAAGCTGGAATCAATGCTATTCCCGTCGGACGTGTTGCTGTTGCCATTGCCCCACAAAGGGCAGCCCAGCCATATTGTTCTTCCTCGAAGGCACGCAAAGCCGACGAACTCAAAAATAAATACAGTCCTTCGGTATAAATTACTGCTGTAAACAACGAGGGCGGACACCACGCCAGCACAGCAGTTGACCAACGCGCTTCCTGGATACCGTTATATTCCTTTACCCAAAAATACACGCAATAAAGTGCGGCTAAAAATGCAATATTGTTTACTAGTTCTCCTGCCACTTCAAACGGCAAGCCTAGGCTCATCACTCCCCGAACGATGAGAGGAAACAAGGGAAAAAAAGCAATATTATGCCCCTTGCCGTCATTGATGTATTCATACCCAAAAGTGGCGATACTGCGGTAATGTACGCTATCCCAAGCATCAAATACCCCTAAGCCAAAAGTAGCAGCTTTTCCTCCTGGTGGTGCATCTAGCAAAGGAGCAAGCAACAACATGGCACTCCAAATTACCAGTCTGCTGGCAAGCCACATCGCTACTGGAAATATTAAATCGTTTTTCCATAAATTTTTTTTGATAACTGTCTGCTGTTGAAGCATAAGCTGGAGTGTTGGCAAGGACTCGTTGCCCTTGAGTTTATGGATACTTAAATAACTTACTCAAAAATGTGATTTTATTGGTGTTATTTGTGAGTCCCGAGCAATTTATAGTGGAGTTGTTTGTCGATCCTTAAACAATTGTGAAAGCGATTACTCTTCTTGGTTCTACTGGCTCGATCGGTACTCAGACTTTAGATATTGTCGCTCAAAACCCCGATAAGTTCCGAATTGTGGGATTAGCGGCTGGGAATAATATAGAACTGTTGGCTGCTCAAATCCGACAGTTTCGACCGAGTATAGCAGCGATTTGTTCAGAAGAAAAATTACCTGCACTCCGCGATCTAATCGCCGATCTCGATCCTCAACCAATTCTTATGGCTGGAGATGCGGGAGTGGTGGAAGTTGCCCGTTACGGCGATGCTCAAACCGTCGTTACGGGTATTGTTGGCTGTGCTGGATTGTTGCCAACGATCGCCGCTATTGAAGCTGGTAAAGATATCGCCTTGGCTAATAAAGAAACCCTGATTGCTGGGGGGCCTGTTGTTCTACCACTAATCGAGAAGTATGGCATAAAACTATTACCAGCAGATTCCGAACATTCCGCTATATTTCAGTGCCTGCAAGGTGTGCCTCAAGGTGGCTTGCGACGAATTTTGCTCACTGCGTCTGGTGGTGCTTTCCGAGATTGGCCCACAGAAAAATTAGCAGAAGTCACAGTCGCCGACGCCCTCAAACATCCGAATTGGTCGATGGGTAAGAAAATCACTGTGGACTCAGCCACTTTGATGAATAAGGGACTGGAAGTAATTGAAGCTCATTTTTTGTTTGACTTGGATTACCAAGATATCGAGATTGTTATTCATCCCCAAAGCATTATTCACTCCCTGATTGAACTCCAAGATACCTCAGTGTTAGCTCAACTGGGCTGGCCGGATATGCGCTTACCCCTACTGTATGCTTTGTCTTGGCCCGAACGCATCTACACCGAGTGGGAACGGCTGGATTTGGTGAAAGCAGGTAATTTAACCTTCCGCGAACCAGATCACCAGAAGTATCCGTGTATGAAGTTGGCTTATGCTGCGGGTAAAGCTGGCGGTTCTATGCCAGCTGTGTTGAATGCGGCAAATGAACAAGCTGTCGCCTTATTTTTGGAAGAAAAAATTCGCTTTTTAGATATTCCTCGGTGCATCGAATGGGTGTGCGATCGCTTTTCATTCGATAACCGTTCAAATCCTACTTTAGATGACATTTTGGCTGCCGATCAATGGGCAAGGCAAGAAGTTTTGACTGCCACTGAAAATTTAGAATCTCGTCCGCGCATTATTTCTTTGCGATAACCAATAACAAACTTAAATTAGTCAGCGTTCAGTTTTAGGCTGAACGCTGATACTAATGATAATTTTTTATATACTATTTTTAAACTTTCATAAAAAATGCTTTTTATAAATTTATCAAAATAGATTCCTAAAAACATGGTGCATTGTGTTATTGTCCGGTATATTAATAGCAGGAAAAATTAACACAAACACCAAATATATTCTAGAACTACCAAAAGCTTAACATCAATATGTTGAGCTTAATTAGTCATTAGTCACTATTATTTTGCATTCGATAGAAGACAGGCGATAACCAATTAATAACTATTAAACGATTTAGCTGTTATTTCTTAAATTAGAGAGCTTCTACAGCCATAATTGTTAATAAAAATTAAATCGCCTTTTCTGTAATCATCTCCTATGCAACAAGAGCGAACTTTTTGGAATTGATAACTATGATTATTGCCCTAATTGTAGCTTGGTTAATATTTACAATATTAATTAAGGTTGTAAAAACGACCGTAAAAACTGCTCTCATGATTGCTACGGTCGTGGTGTTGCTACAGGTTGGTTACGGTATTGGTCCTCAAGATATTTTGAACTATATGATGCAATTGCCCCAAAATATATTGCAGATACGCAAATAGATAGGGGGAGTGGGGGAGTGGGAGAGTGGGGGAACAATTATTAACTACTAACTACTAACTACTAACCACTAACAATCAACCACCAACAACCAACAACCAACAACCAACCACTATCATCATTTATTCAGTGAGGATGATATTTTTGCCAATGCATCCTTAACATTTGCAGGTAGCTGACGCATGATCTTGCCTCTTTCCCGATCTACTGCCACTAATGTAACTTTTGCCGTAACATATAATTCCTGTCTATCTGGGGATTCAATTACATAATCCCAGTTGATGCGGACACTATTTACATCAGCCATGCGGGTTTTTACTACTGCTGGCATACCTAGCTGAATTGAGCGGTGATATCGTACTGACAATTCTACAACTGGTAAGTCACAACCTAACGCTACTAAATCAGCAAAATCAATACCGATCGAACGCAAGCACTCTACCCTTGCTTCTTCCATCCAAGTTAGATATGTTCCATGCCAGACAACACCACCATAGTCAGTGTGGTGGGGTTGCACTCTGATAGGATATTCAAACCAATACTCCAGTGTCTGACTCGCCGGATTGTCAATAGCACTTGTGGGTAATTGAGGTTGGTTTGTTTTTTCTT
It encodes:
- a CDS encoding DUF2079 domain-containing protein, which produces MKKQLFQLGTVGSAICISALILFACSSVRHALFQSGAFDIGIYDQVVYLMSQGQAPISSILGFHHMGNHAAWAVYPLALLYKIYPSAYWLLAVQAISLALGALPTYHLSRQAGLKENQAVAMAAVYLLYPLVFNVNLYEFHPEVMAIPVFLGSIWAARQGKTGWFCLGVIFILGCKAVISLTVAAMGIWLLLFEKRRICGLFALLAGISWFLITSQIIIPFFSNNEAAAVARYTYLGDSVFEIARNLVLKPGLVLGKIFSFATLEYLALLVAPVIWGLAPQHLTPLVSAIPVLVVNSLSELHVQRDLTQQYSLPVLPFLLLAVISTLAAGKGWLRTRKAMILWAVVAFFALAKYGNFWSIYLGELDTWQATRQAIAQVQTQGVVLTTHSITPHLTHRSQIQYVDDQIPPPADLNHFEYILLNLRHPGGAGNPEVVNNLVNQLKNNGLFQLSYQRDDVYLFVKKS
- a CDS encoding acyl-CoA thioesterase translates to MSEEKTNQPQLPTSAIDNPASQTLEYWFEYPIRVQPHHTDYGGVVWHGTYLTWMEEARVECLRSIGIDFADLVALGCDLPVVELSVRYHRSIQLGMPAVVKTRMADVNSVRINWDYVIESPDRQELYVTAKVTLVAVDRERGKIMRQLPANVKDALAKISSSLNK
- a CDS encoding mannosyltransferase family protein is translated as MLQQQTVIKKNLWKNDLIFPVAMWLASRLVIWSAMLLLAPLLDAPPGGKAATFGLGVFDAWDSVHYRSIATFGYEYINDGKGHNIAFFPLFPLIVRGVMSLGLPFEVAGELVNNIAFLAALYCVYFWVKEYNGIQEARWSTAVLAWCPPSLFTAVIYTEGLYLFLSSSALRAFEEEQYGWAALCGAMATATRPTGIALIPAFLITAWKEGRSLIAYIAGLTASGGILLFSLYCAIEFGDPLAFINAQKGWRSTLGFDWQGWWKMLMQITVGTTNWQNGWLKDPLHPLLFAVIVALGYLIWRYRQRLGTVKVEYGFAALFLILWIVAGDPLINTISVLGGAYLLWHLRRQLNYVAVIYGFCGLGLIFVSGGTWSLSRIVYGIVSFSIALGVLLSRHPRWGYLTLCFFTILLASFSVRFAQELWVG
- the dxr gene encoding 1-deoxy-D-xylulose-5-phosphate reductoisomerase, producing the protein MKAITLLGSTGSIGTQTLDIVAQNPDKFRIVGLAAGNNIELLAAQIRQFRPSIAAICSEEKLPALRDLIADLDPQPILMAGDAGVVEVARYGDAQTVVTGIVGCAGLLPTIAAIEAGKDIALANKETLIAGGPVVLPLIEKYGIKLLPADSEHSAIFQCLQGVPQGGLRRILLTASGGAFRDWPTEKLAEVTVADALKHPNWSMGKKITVDSATLMNKGLEVIEAHFLFDLDYQDIEIVIHPQSIIHSLIELQDTSVLAQLGWPDMRLPLLYALSWPERIYTEWERLDLVKAGNLTFREPDHQKYPCMKLAYAAGKAGGSMPAVLNAANEQAVALFLEEKIRFLDIPRCIEWVCDRFSFDNRSNPTLDDILAADQWARQEVLTATENLESRPRIISLR